A window of Vigna unguiculata cultivar IT97K-499-35 chromosome 4, ASM411807v1, whole genome shotgun sequence contains these coding sequences:
- the LOC114182507 gene encoding uncharacterized protein LOC114182507 isoform X2, whose amino-acid sequence MAREAFILKESALLSFRALKSLLTLICAAAMLLLLPFRGPRRVSPAEKPSSKEECHRKGAMVRMPAKMVPRKSGVGVVVARRELAIRRVVEDDDQRCVREYWILGTKRGDTIFTQCWTPVYHKIRGLVLLLHGLNEHSSRYSDFAKQLNANGYKVYGMDWSGHGGSDGLHAYVHSLDDAVSDMALLDPKVEARIVGATFTSPAVGVEPSHPILVALAPILSFLLPTYECNSAYKKGLPVCRDPEALHAKYSDPLVCTGSLRIRTGYEILRITTYLQQNFRKLRVPFQVLHGTADSVTDPDASRKLYEQASSTDKTIKLYEGFSHDLLFEPERENITRDIIQWLNSRI is encoded by the exons ATGGCGAGAGAGGCTTTCATTTTGAAGGAAAGTGCCTTGTTATCTTTCAGAGCATTGAAGAGCTTGTTGACGTTGATATGTGCGGCTGCCATGCTGCTGCTGCTGCCGTTCAGAGGGCCGAGGAGGGTGTCTCCGGCCGAGAAGCCGAGCAGCAAGGAGGAATGCCACCGGAAAGGCGCAATGGTGCGCATGCCGGCGAAGATGGTGCCGAGGAAAAGTGGTGTTGGTGTGGTGGTGGCAAGGAGGGAATTGGCCATAAGGAGGGTGGTGGAGGATGATGATCAAAGGTGTGTGAGGGAGTATTGGATTTTGGGAACCAAAAGGGGTGACACCATTTTCACACAATGTTGGACACCAGTTTATCACAAGATAAG GGGACTCGTTCTTCTTCTGCATGGTCTAAATGAACACAG TAGCAGATATAGTGATTTTGCAAAGCAGCTGAATGCTAATGGTTACAAAGTTTATGGAATGGATTGGAGTG GACATGGTGGGAGTGATGGGCTACATGCATATGTCCATTCTCTTGATGATGCTGTTTCTGATATG GCACTGCTTGATCCAAAGGTTGAAGCCAGAATAGTTGGTGCTACATTCACCTCACCAGCAGTTGGAGTGGAGCCTTCTCATCCAATTTTGGTG GCACTTGCACCCATACTTTCCTTTTTGCTGCCAACATATGAATGCAATTCTGCATATAAGAAGGGATTACCGGTGTGTAGAGATCCAGAGGCTCTGCATGCAAAATATTCAGACCCACTAGTATGTACCGGATCTCTGAGAATACGTACTGGCTATGAAATTCTTCGAATTACAACGTACTTGCAACAAAATTTCAGAAAACTGAGAGTTCCATTTCAAGTTCTCCATGGCACTGCTGATTCTGTTACTGATCCTGATGCTTCTCGAAAACTGTATGAACAGGCATCCTCAACAGACAAAACTATCAAACTCTATGAAGGATTCTCACATGACCTCCTCTTTGAACCTGAACGAGAAAACATCACAAGGGACATAATTCAATGGTTGAATAGTAGAATATGA
- the LOC114182507 gene encoding uncharacterized protein LOC114182507 isoform X1 translates to MAREAFILKESALLSFRALKSLLTLICAAAMLLLLPFRGPRRVSPAEKPSSKEECHRKGAMVRMPAKMVPRKSGVGVVVARRELAIRRVVEDDDQRCVREYWILGTKRGDTIFTQCWTPVYHKIRGLVLLLHGLNEHSSRYSDFAKQLNANGYKVYGMDWSGHGGSDGLHAYVHSLDDAVSDMKVFVEKILNENHELPCFCYGHSTGAAIILKALLDPKVEARIVGATFTSPAVGVEPSHPILVALAPILSFLLPTYECNSAYKKGLPVCRDPEALHAKYSDPLVCTGSLRIRTGYEILRITTYLQQNFRKLRVPFQVLHGTADSVTDPDASRKLYEQASSTDKTIKLYEGFSHDLLFEPERENITRDIIQWLNSRI, encoded by the exons ATGGCGAGAGAGGCTTTCATTTTGAAGGAAAGTGCCTTGTTATCTTTCAGAGCATTGAAGAGCTTGTTGACGTTGATATGTGCGGCTGCCATGCTGCTGCTGCTGCCGTTCAGAGGGCCGAGGAGGGTGTCTCCGGCCGAGAAGCCGAGCAGCAAGGAGGAATGCCACCGGAAAGGCGCAATGGTGCGCATGCCGGCGAAGATGGTGCCGAGGAAAAGTGGTGTTGGTGTGGTGGTGGCAAGGAGGGAATTGGCCATAAGGAGGGTGGTGGAGGATGATGATCAAAGGTGTGTGAGGGAGTATTGGATTTTGGGAACCAAAAGGGGTGACACCATTTTCACACAATGTTGGACACCAGTTTATCACAAGATAAG GGGACTCGTTCTTCTTCTGCATGGTCTAAATGAACACAG TAGCAGATATAGTGATTTTGCAAAGCAGCTGAATGCTAATGGTTACAAAGTTTATGGAATGGATTGGAGTG GACATGGTGGGAGTGATGGGCTACATGCATATGTCCATTCTCTTGATGATGCTGTTTCTGATATG AAAGTATTTGTTGAGAAGATTCTCAATGAAAATCATGAACTTCCATGTTTCTGCTATGGACACTCAACAGGTGCAGCCATTATTCTGAAG GCACTGCTTGATCCAAAGGTTGAAGCCAGAATAGTTGGTGCTACATTCACCTCACCAGCAGTTGGAGTGGAGCCTTCTCATCCAATTTTGGTG GCACTTGCACCCATACTTTCCTTTTTGCTGCCAACATATGAATGCAATTCTGCATATAAGAAGGGATTACCGGTGTGTAGAGATCCAGAGGCTCTGCATGCAAAATATTCAGACCCACTAGTATGTACCGGATCTCTGAGAATACGTACTGGCTATGAAATTCTTCGAATTACAACGTACTTGCAACAAAATTTCAGAAAACTGAGAGTTCCATTTCAAGTTCTCCATGGCACTGCTGATTCTGTTACTGATCCTGATGCTTCTCGAAAACTGTATGAACAGGCATCCTCAACAGACAAAACTATCAAACTCTATGAAGGATTCTCACATGACCTCCTCTTTGAACCTGAACGAGAAAACATCACAAGGGACATAATTCAATGGTTGAATAGTAGAATATGA
- the LOC114182363 gene encoding transcription termination factor MTERF5, chloroplastic, producing MKTFSSVQLPHHFYSARFFSCTTTRTQLSFPAKVFICQAKSGIDGSLNLKVVSPTLLVAEKEEAKAVLALFLKKQGLSNAVAARTINKSDLFIDHLVSKLHSKHRSWYLAGRELTTLEIRDALIPYLESLFEEHGDILVDVVENYPNPPVKDKSAVPVSPSSPVLDSKKLKAVSLVSETDQDGGNLRPHIVYLMELGMDIDQIRSITHRFPAFAYYSLEGKVKPVVEFFLELGVPKEHIPSILSKRPQLCGFSLSENLKPTMKFLESLGIDKKQWPKVIYRFPALITYSRQKVMESIDFLLELGLSEENIGKILTRCPHIVSYSVEDNLRPTAKYFRSLGADVGILLFRCPQNFGLSIEANLKPITAFFLERGYTLEEIGTMISRYGALYTFSLTENLIPKWDFFLTTGYPNSELVKFPQYFGYSLEKRIKPRFAIMKKSGVRLLLNQVLSLSSNNFDKALKKKMKKMQDG from the exons ATGAAGACTTTCTCCTCAGTTCAACTACCCCACCATTTTTATTCTGCAAGATTCTTCTCTTGCACAACCACGAG GACTCAACTTTCTTTTCCTGCAAAGGTCTTCATTTGCCAGGCAAAATCAG GCATAGATGGGTCATTGAATTTAAAAGTGGTGTCTCCCACACTGTTAGTAGCAGAAAAGGAAGAAGCCAAGGCTGTATTGGCCTTGTTCTTGAAGAAACAAGGTTTGAGCAATGCGGTTGCTGCTAGAACCATCAACAAGTCAGATCTTTTCATTGATCACCTTGTCTCAAAGCTTCATTCCAAACACAGATCTTGGTATCTTGCAG GAAGAGAGCTTACAACTTTGGAGATCAGGGATGCTCTTATCCCTTATCTTGAATCCCTGTTTGAAGAGCATGGTGACATTCTAGTGGATGTAGTGGAAAACTATCCAAATCCACCTGTTAAGGACAAATCAGCAGTGCCAGTTTCTCCTTCTAGTCCTGTGTTAGACTCTAAGAAGCTTAAAGCTGTGTCACTAGTGAGTGAGACAGACCAAGATGGTGGCAATCTGCGCCCTCATATTGTCTATCTCATGGAACTTGGTATGGATATTGATCAGATTCGAAGTATCACACACCGATTCCCGGCTTTTGCCTACTATAGCTTGGAGGGTAAAGTTAAGCCTGTGGTTGAGTTTTTTCTTGAACTTGGGGTGCCAAAAGAGCACATTCCATCTATTCTCAGTAAAAGGCCTCAATTATGTGGTTTCAGTTTATCTGAAAATCTTAAACCCACCATGAAGTTCTTAGAGTCATTGGGTATTGACAAGAAGCAATGGCCAAAGGTGATCTATCGCTTCCCGGCCTTGATAACTTATAGCAGGCAGAAAGTGATGGAAAGCATAGATTTCCTTCTTGAATTGGGCCTATCTGAAGAGAATATAGGTAAGATTTTAACTCGTTGCCCGCATATCGTTAGTTATAGTGTAGAGGACAATCTCCGACCGACGGCGAAGTACTTCCGTTCTTTAGGGGCTGATGTTGGCATTCTTCTATTCAGATGCCCACAGAATTTTGGTCTTAGCATTGAGGCCAACCTGAAACCTATAACAGCATTTTTCTTGGAGAGGGGATACACTTTGGAAGAAATTGGGACCATGATTTCAAGATATGGAGCCTTGTATACTTTTAGCTTGACTGAAAATTTGATTCCAAAATGGGATTTCTTTTTGACCACTGGATACCCAAACTCTGAGCTGGTTAAGTTTCCTCAGTATTTTGGATACAGCTTAGAGAAAAGGATTAAGCCTAGATTTGCAATCATGAAGAAATCTGGGGTAAGGTTACTGCTGAACCAGGTTCTTTCTCTGTCAAGCAACAACTTTGACAAGgccttgaaaaagaaaatgaaaaaaatgcaagATGGTTAG